In a single window of the Rhizobiaceae bacterium genome:
- a CDS encoding M3 family oligoendopeptidase, with the protein MDKISTTRSATADSGGQALGRLPEWNLADLYPSIDSPQLGEDLARAAKLSAEFEQRWRGTLEAEARKRADGGLGLAVRQFEEIEELMGRIGSFAGLVYAGDTSDPKRVKLYGDVQEKLTDAGTHLIFFGLELNNIPDNLIDAALEADPAFGHYRPWIEDLRKDKPHQLEDRVEQLFHEKSVTGRGAWNRLFDETITDLRFEVDGEKLPIEPTLNKLQDMNPEVRRRAAEALAATFSQHLRTFTLITNTLAKDLDISNRWRSFEDIADFRHLSNRVEPGVVDALAKAVQDAYPRISHRYYRMKARWLGMDQMNHWDRNAPLPKTPQATIPWDDARATVLTAYGSFSPEMADIAKRFFDLNWIDAPVRAGKAPGAFAHPTVPSAHPYVLLNYLGTPRDVMTLAHELGHGVHQVLAASQGALMASTPLTLAETASVFGEMLTFRSLLEKTTDRPARKAMLAQKVEDMINTVVRQIAFYEFERRIHTERRNGELTADQIGAIWLGVQSESLGDAIALKPGYETFWTYIPHFIHSPFYVYAYAFGDCLVNSLYAVYSKAEHGFQEKYFAMLRAGGSKHYSELLVPFGLNASDPGFWQRGLAVIESLIDELETLDD; encoded by the coding sequence ATGGACAAAATCTCAACCACCCGTTCTGCAACGGCGGACAGCGGCGGGCAGGCGCTGGGCAGGCTGCCGGAATGGAATCTCGCCGACCTCTATCCTTCAATCGATTCCCCGCAGCTTGGCGAGGACTTGGCGCGTGCCGCGAAGCTTTCGGCGGAGTTCGAGCAGCGCTGGCGCGGGACGCTGGAAGCCGAGGCCCGCAAGCGCGCCGACGGAGGGCTTGGCCTCGCAGTGCGGCAGTTCGAGGAAATCGAGGAACTGATGGGCCGCATTGGTTCCTTCGCGGGGCTGGTCTATGCTGGCGACACGTCGGACCCGAAGCGGGTGAAGCTCTATGGCGACGTGCAGGAAAAGCTGACCGACGCCGGCACCCACCTGATCTTCTTCGGGCTGGAGCTGAACAACATCCCGGACAATTTGATCGACGCCGCGCTGGAGGCCGATCCCGCCTTCGGCCACTACAGGCCGTGGATCGAGGATCTGCGCAAGGACAAGCCACACCAGCTCGAGGATCGCGTGGAGCAACTCTTCCACGAAAAGTCGGTGACCGGGCGCGGCGCATGGAACCGGCTTTTCGACGAAACGATCACCGACCTGCGCTTCGAGGTCGATGGGGAAAAGCTGCCGATCGAGCCGACACTGAACAAGCTCCAGGACATGAACCCCGAGGTGCGGCGCAGGGCGGCGGAGGCGCTCGCGGCAACCTTCAGCCAGCATCTGCGCACCTTCACGCTGATAACCAACACGCTGGCAAAGGACCTCGACATTTCCAATCGCTGGCGTTCCTTCGAGGACATCGCGGATTTCCGCCACCTTTCAAATCGTGTCGAGCCGGGCGTGGTCGACGCGCTGGCCAAGGCGGTGCAGGACGCCTATCCGCGGATTTCGCACCGCTACTACAGGATGAAGGCGCGGTGGCTCGGAATGGACCAGATGAACCACTGGGACCGCAACGCGCCGCTGCCGAAAACACCGCAGGCCACGATCCCGTGGGACGATGCGCGTGCCACAGTGCTGACCGCCTATGGCAGCTTCTCACCCGAGATGGCCGACATTGCGAAACGGTTTTTCGACCTCAACTGGATCGACGCGCCGGTCCGGGCGGGCAAGGCGCCGGGCGCGTTCGCGCATCCGACCGTTCCGTCAGCGCATCCTTACGTATTGCTGAACTATCTGGGCACGCCGAGGGACGTGATGACGCTCGCCCATGAACTTGGCCACGGCGTGCATCAGGTGCTTGCTGCATCGCAGGGCGCACTGATGGCTTCCACGCCGCTGACGCTTGCGGAAACCGCCTCCGTTTTCGGAGAGATGCTGACCTTCCGTTCGCTTCTAGAAAAGACCACCGACCGCCCCGCCCGCAAGGCCATGCTGGCACAGAAGGTCGAGGACATGATCAACACAGTGGTGCGCCAGATCGCCTTTTACGAGTTTGAGCGGCGCATTCACACCGAACGCCGCAACGGAGAACTGACCGCCGACCAGATCGGCGCGATCTGGCTTGGCGTGCAGAGCGAGAGCCTGGGCGACGCGATCGCCCTGAAGCCGGGCTACGAGACCTTCTGGACCTATATCCCGCACTTCATCCATTCGCCGTTCTACGTGTATGCTTATGCTTTCGGCGACTGCCTGGTGAATTCGCTCTACGCTGTCTACAGCAAGGCCGAACATGGGTTTCAGGAAAAGTACTTCGCGATGCTGCGGGCCGGCGGCAGCAAGCACTATTCGGAGCTGCTGGTCCCGTTCGGGCTGAACGCCAGCGACCCCGGCTTCTGGCAGCGGGGCCTCGCGGTGATCGAAAGCCTTATCGATGAACTTGAAACGCTGGACGACTGA
- a CDS encoding homospermidine synthase, translated as MANKKWPVYGEITGPIVMIGFGSIGRGTLPLIERHFKFDKSRMVVIDPNDHDRKLLDERGIRFVQEAITKKNYKKLLKPLLTEGGGQGFCVNLSVDTSSLELMRLCRSLGVLYVDTVVEPWLGFYFDDKADNAARTNYALRETVREEIRKHPGGTTAISCCGANPGMVSWFVKQALVNLANDLGLEFTEPATGDREGWARLMQKAGVKGVHIAERDTQRATTPKPLNVFWNTWSVEGFISEGLQPAELGWGTHEKWMPKNAREQKHGSKAAIYLEQPGANTRVRTWCPTPGAQYGFLVTHNEAISISDFFTVYNKKGNVKYRPTCHYAYHPCNDAVLSLHEMFGAAGKSQPVHHVLDENELIDGSDELGVLLYGHDKNAYWYGSQLSLEEARNLAPYQNATGMQVTSAVLAGMVWALENPEAGIVEADEMDYRRCLEVQMPYLGQVTGYYTKWTPLDDRPGLFPENIDRKDPWQFRNILVQ; from the coding sequence ATGGCGAATAAGAAATGGCCCGTTTACGGAGAAATAACAGGCCCGATTGTGATGATCGGCTTCGGTTCCATCGGCCGCGGAACGCTTCCCCTCATAGAACGCCATTTCAAATTCGACAAATCCCGCATGGTGGTCATCGATCCGAACGACCATGACCGCAAGCTGCTGGATGAGCGCGGCATCAGGTTCGTGCAGGAAGCCATCACGAAGAAGAATTACAAGAAGCTGCTCAAACCCCTTTTGACCGAGGGCGGCGGACAGGGCTTCTGCGTCAATCTCTCGGTGGACACGTCCTCGCTCGAACTGATGCGGCTGTGCCGCTCGCTCGGCGTGCTCTATGTCGACACCGTCGTGGAGCCCTGGCTCGGCTTCTATTTCGACGACAAGGCCGACAATGCCGCGCGCACCAATTATGCACTACGCGAAACCGTGCGCGAGGAAATACGCAAGCATCCGGGAGGCACGACCGCGATCTCGTGCTGCGGCGCGAACCCCGGAATGGTGTCGTGGTTCGTCAAGCAGGCGCTGGTCAATCTGGCGAACGACCTTGGACTGGAGTTCACGGAGCCGGCGACCGGCGACCGCGAAGGCTGGGCAAGGCTGATGCAGAAAGCCGGCGTCAAGGGCGTACATATCGCGGAGCGCGACACGCAGCGCGCCACCACGCCGAAGCCGCTCAACGTGTTCTGGAACACATGGTCCGTCGAAGGCTTTATCTCCGAGGGCCTGCAACCGGCGGAACTCGGCTGGGGCACGCACGAAAAATGGATGCCCAAGAACGCCCGCGAACAGAAGCATGGCAGCAAGGCGGCGATCTATCTCGAACAGCCGGGCGCCAATACGCGCGTGCGCACCTGGTGTCCCACGCCCGGCGCGCAATACGGTTTCCTCGTTACCCACAACGAGGCGATTTCGATCTCCGACTTCTTCACCGTCTACAACAAGAAGGGCAACGTCAAATATCGCCCCACCTGTCACTACGCTTATCATCCCTGCAACGACGCCGTGCTGTCCCTGCACGAGATGTTCGGCGCGGCGGGCAAGTCGCAGCCCGTTCATCACGTCCTCGACGAGAACGAGCTGATCGACGGCAGCGACGAACTTGGCGTACTACTCTACGGTCACGACAAGAATGCCTACTGGTATGGCTCGCAGCTTTCGCTGGAGGAGGCGCGCAACCTCGCGCCGTACCAGAACGCCACGGGCATGCAGGTCACATCCGCCGTGCTCGCCGGCATGGTGTGGGCGCTGGAGAACCCCGAGGCGGGAATCGTCGAGGCCGATGAGATGGACTACCGTCGCTGCCTCGAAGTCCAGATGCCCTATCTCGGGCAGGTCACCGGCTACTATACGAAATGGACGCCGCTAGACGACCGCCCCGGCCTGTTCCCGGAAAACATCGACCGAAAAGACCCCTGGCAGTTCCGCAACATATTGGTGCAGTGA
- a CDS encoding aminodeoxychorismate synthase component I, which translates to MTRIPLAEATVLFRDDPAGTERLFARPVRRIEAHAEEDFFPALEAMEKERANGKWLAGYMAYEAGYLLEPKLRPLLPAGRDTPLLCFGVFDAPQDRPTGIEAVATNGPIYDARASWSFADYERRFDRLHRHLRLGDCYQANLTFPVTAHWSGTARQAFDALTARQPVSYGALVGLGEPVILSRSPELFFEIDTDGWIETRPMKGTAPRGRTKTEDARLKRFLRNDEKNQAENRMIVDLLRNDVSLISEVGTLDVPELFRIESFPTVHQMVSRVRAKLLPGLTIERIFAALFPCGSITGAPKIRAMEILRELETAPRSAYCGAIGWIAPDGRMRFNVAIRTITLFGDGRAVYNVGGGIVFDSTAESEYEECLLKARFATGTPPATN; encoded by the coding sequence ATGACCCGCATTCCGCTTGCCGAAGCGACGGTGCTTTTCCGTGACGATCCCGCCGGGACCGAGCGCCTGTTCGCGCGGCCCGTGAGGCGCATCGAGGCTCATGCGGAGGAGGATTTCTTTCCCGCGCTCGAAGCGATGGAAAAAGAGCGGGCGAATGGGAAATGGCTCGCCGGCTATATGGCCTATGAAGCCGGCTACTTGCTCGAGCCCAAATTGCGCCCGCTGCTGCCTGCCGGGCGCGATACCCCCCTCTTGTGTTTCGGCGTGTTCGACGCGCCGCAGGACCGCCCCACCGGCATCGAAGCCGTGGCGACCAACGGCCCGATCTATGACGCGCGCGCAAGCTGGAGCTTTGCCGACTATGAACGGCGCTTCGACAGGTTGCACCGGCACCTAAGGCTGGGCGACTGCTATCAGGCCAACCTGACCTTTCCGGTCACGGCGCACTGGAGCGGCACCGCACGGCAGGCGTTCGATGCGCTCACAGCCAGGCAACCAGTCAGCTATGGCGCGCTGGTCGGCCTCGGCGAGCCTGTGATCCTCTCGCGCTCGCCCGAGCTGTTCTTCGAAATCGACACCGACGGATGGATCGAAACGCGCCCGATGAAAGGCACGGCTCCACGCGGCAGGACCAAGACGGAAGATGCGCGGCTAAAGCGCTTCCTGAGGAACGACGAGAAGAACCAGGCCGAAAACAGGATGATCGTGGACCTGTTGCGCAATGATGTCTCGCTCATCAGCGAAGTGGGGACACTGGATGTGCCGGAACTGTTTCGCATCGAAAGCTTTCCGACGGTACACCAGATGGTGAGCCGGGTGCGCGCGAAGCTGCTGCCCGGCCTGACCATCGAGCGGATATTCGCGGCGCTCTTTCCCTGCGGATCGATCACCGGCGCACCGAAGATCCGGGCGATGGAAATTTTGCGAGAACTCGAAACCGCGCCGCGTAGCGCCTATTGCGGCGCGATTGGCTGGATTGCGCCGGACGGGCGGATGCGCTTCAACGTGGCGATCCGCACGATCACGCTCTTTGGCGACGGGCGCGCGGTCTACAATGTCGGAGGCGGAATCGTTTTCGATTCGACGGCGGAAAGCGAGTATGAGGAATGCCTGCTGAAAGCGCGATTCGCGACCGGCACACCCCCGGCTACGAACTGA
- a CDS encoding sigma-54 dependent transcriptional regulator, with translation MASNILIIDDDPVQRRLLEAAVTRFGHTARVADSGEAGLKALDGLGAGDIAVVILDLVMPGMDGLSVLRTMRERGIETPVIVQTAQGGIETVVSAMREGAFDFVVKPASPDRLNKAITDALKVESYSGGKRGEKRSTTLTIKDLITEGPAMERVVGLARKAAGSNIPVLIEGESGVGKEMIARVIQGSGDRRSKPFVTVNCGAIPDNLVESILFGHEKGSFTGASDKHIGKFVEAHTGTLFLDEIGDLPLDVQVKLLRAVQQGEVDPVGGRATIKVDIRLISATHRDLIEQVKLGRFREDLFYRLNVFPIMVPPLRDRREDIPHLVRHFIGRIGRETGSHVRSITPQALAMLQAYDWPGNIRQLENAVFRASVLCEGDALTVDEFPQIKAQVEGVVFVAPTQREVPIHASAAAVDTVPPPEPAEPQAGLLNALDDKGNVRALTDVEQEMIEFAIAHYGGQMSEVARRLGIGRSTLYRKMKEYGIDPDMPVPTRQAG, from the coding sequence ATGGCCTCCAACATACTCATCATCGATGACGATCCCGTCCAGCGACGACTGCTTGAGGCAGCCGTCACGCGCTTCGGCCACACGGCGCGCGTCGCGGACAGCGGCGAAGCCGGACTCAAGGCGCTGGATGGCCTCGGCGCAGGCGATATCGCGGTCGTCATTCTCGATCTGGTCATGCCGGGCATGGATGGATTGTCCGTGCTTCGGACCATGCGCGAGCGGGGCATCGAAACGCCGGTCATCGTGCAGACGGCGCAGGGCGGCATCGAAACCGTCGTCTCGGCAATGCGCGAAGGCGCTTTCGATTTCGTCGTCAAGCCGGCTTCTCCGGACCGCCTGAACAAGGCGATCACGGATGCGCTCAAGGTCGAATCCTACAGCGGCGGCAAGCGCGGCGAAAAGCGCAGCACGACGCTGACGATCAAAGACCTCATTACCGAGGGTCCGGCGATGGAGCGGGTGGTCGGTCTTGCGCGCAAGGCCGCCGGTTCCAACATTCCGGTGCTCATCGAAGGGGAATCGGGCGTCGGCAAGGAAATGATCGCCCGTGTCATCCAGGGATCGGGAGATCGCCGCAGCAAGCCTTTCGTCACCGTCAATTGCGGAGCGATTCCGGACAATCTGGTCGAGAGCATCCTGTTTGGCCACGAAAAAGGGTCGTTCACGGGCGCCAGCGACAAGCATATCGGCAAGTTCGTCGAGGCTCACACCGGCACCTTGTTCCTCGACGAGATCGGCGACCTGCCGCTCGACGTGCAGGTCAAGCTGCTGCGCGCCGTCCAGCAGGGTGAGGTCGATCCGGTCGGCGGACGAGCGACGATCAAGGTGGACATCCGCCTGATTTCGGCAACCCACCGCGACCTGATCGAGCAGGTCAAGCTCGGCAGGTTCCGTGAGGACCTGTTCTACCGCCTCAACGTGTTCCCGATCATGGTGCCCCCCTTGCGCGACCGGCGCGAGGACATTCCGCACCTCGTTCGCCATTTCATAGGCCGGATCGGGCGCGAGACAGGCAGCCATGTGCGATCGATAACCCCGCAGGCGCTGGCGATGCTTCAGGCCTATGACTGGCCGGGGAACATTCGCCAGCTTGAAAACGCCGTTTTCCGGGCATCCGTCCTGTGCGAAGGCGATGCGCTGACGGTCGACGAATTTCCGCAGATCAAGGCACAGGTCGAGGGCGTGGTTTTCGTTGCGCCGACGCAGCGCGAGGTGCCAATTCACGCGTCTGCGGCTGCTGTGGACACCGTCCCGCCGCCTGAACCCGCCGAGCCGCAGGCCGGACTGCTCAATGCGCTGGACGACAAGGGCAATGTCCGCGCATTGACGGACGTCGAGCAGGAAATGATCGAATTCGCCATCGCCCACTATGGCGGGCAAATGAGCGAAGTCGCACGCAGGCTCGGAATCGGACGCTCGACGCTCTACCGCAAGATGAAGGAATACGGGATCGATCCCGACATGCCCGTACCCACCCGGCAGGCGGGCTGA
- the hemH gene encoding ferrochelatase gives MTNASPTNHRPAGHPPVPARKIGILLVNLGTPDGTDYWSMRRYLREFLSDPRVIELPKIQWYPILYGPVLLKRPKTSGENYKKIWNTELNESPLRTITRAQGDKLAEAFREEPRVLVDWAMRYGNPSTASVVERMVSQGVDRLLCVPLYPQYSASTTATANDALFMALMKMRVQPAIRTLPPYYDEPDYIDALATSIQRHLATLDFEPEVVIASYHGLPKRYFEKGDPYHCHCQKTSRLLREKLGWDEKKLMTCFQSRFGREEWLQPYCDKTVERLAKEGVKSIAIVNPGFSADCIETLEEIAGEVCEIFLHNGGANFSHIPCLNDSAEGMTVIETLVRRELKGWLDA, from the coding sequence ATGACCAATGCCAGCCCGACAAACCATCGCCCAGCCGGTCATCCACCTGTGCCGGCTCGCAAAATCGGCATATTGCTCGTCAATCTCGGAACGCCCGACGGCACCGACTACTGGTCGATGCGACGCTACCTGCGCGAGTTTCTTTCCGATCCCAGAGTGATCGAACTGCCGAAAATCCAATGGTATCCGATCCTCTATGGACCGGTGCTGCTCAAGCGGCCAAAGACATCCGGCGAAAACTACAAGAAGATCTGGAACACCGAGCTGAATGAATCCCCGCTGCGGACGATCACGCGCGCGCAGGGCGACAAGCTGGCCGAGGCATTCCGAGAGGAGCCTCGCGTGTTGGTGGATTGGGCGATGCGCTACGGCAATCCCTCGACGGCCAGCGTCGTGGAGCGCATGGTGAGCCAGGGCGTCGACCGCCTGCTCTGCGTTCCCCTCTATCCGCAATATTCCGCGAGCACGACGGCGACGGCCAATGATGCGCTGTTCATGGCGCTGATGAAAATGCGCGTACAACCCGCCATACGCACGCTGCCGCCGTATTATGACGAGCCTGACTATATCGACGCGCTGGCGACCTCGATCCAGCGGCACCTCGCCACGCTCGACTTCGAGCCGGAAGTGGTCATCGCATCCTATCACGGCCTGCCGAAGCGGTATTTCGAGAAGGGCGACCCCTATCACTGCCATTGCCAGAAAACCTCACGGCTGCTGCGCGAGAAACTCGGCTGGGACGAGAAAAAGCTGATGACATGCTTTCAATCGCGCTTCGGTCGCGAGGAATGGCTCCAGCCCTATTGCGACAAGACGGTCGAGCGACTGGCAAAGGAAGGGGTCAAGTCGATCGCCATCGTCAATCCGGGCTTTTCCGCCGATTGCATTGAAACGCTGGAGGAAATCGCTGGAGAAGTCTGTGAAATCTTCCTCCACAATGGTGGGGCCAATTTCTCCCATATCCCCTGCCTGAACGACAGCGCCGAGGGCATGACGGTCATAGAAACGCTGGTGCGCCGCGAACTGAAAGGATGGCTCGACGCCTGA
- a CDS encoding aminotransferase class IV family protein — translation MPAESAIRDRHTPGYELIETLRWERANGFPRGGLHLERLRRSAEALGFDWRDGEAEAALDRAVADSGADMLRVRLTLDKKGGATCAVAPFSPLPADTIWRIGIARARLVSSDPLLRHKTTRRGAYEAARGEFASEEADEVLLLNEKGQLCEGTITSLFLDMGDGGPLLTPSLQCGLLAGVLRGVLIGEGKAREALLEPLDLFAARATYLGNSLRGLIRARTI, via the coding sequence ATGCCTGCTGAAAGCGCGATTCGCGACCGGCACACCCCCGGCTACGAACTGATCGAAACACTCCGCTGGGAGCGCGCAAACGGGTTTCCGCGCGGTGGCCTGCATCTTGAACGGTTGCGCCGATCCGCCGAAGCGCTCGGCTTTGACTGGCGGGATGGCGAGGCGGAGGCAGCGCTTGACCGCGCGGTCGCCGACAGCGGTGCCGACATGCTGAGGGTGCGGCTGACCCTGGACAAGAAGGGCGGCGCGACATGCGCCGTGGCCCCGTTTTCTCCCCTGCCCGCCGATACGATATGGCGCATTGGAATTGCCCGCGCCCGGCTCGTTTCCTCCGACCCGCTGCTGCGCCACAAGACGACGCGACGCGGCGCATATGAGGCGGCGCGCGGCGAGTTTGCGAGCGAGGAAGCAGACGAGGTGCTGCTGCTCAACGAGAAAGGCCAGCTTTGCGAGGGCACCATCACCAGCCTCTTCCTCGACATGGGAGATGGCGGCCCGCTGCTGACGCCATCACTTCAATGCGGGCTTCTGGCAGGCGTGCTGAGGGGCGTACTGATCGGCGAGGGCAAGGCCCGCGAGGCATTGCTGGAGCCTTTGGACCTGTTTGCAGCGCGAGCAACTTACCTTGGAAATTCGCTGAGGGGGTTGATCCGCGCCCGGACGATCTGA
- a CDS encoding AMP-binding protein produces MGKHFDSMEITPFQAREGAHFAALPGFLEEASKNAPGLARWLSGIDFEAVDSPEALARLPVLRKPELMEFQASEPPFGGFVNPKALSHGRVFMSPGPVWEPQGFGSDPWGAARALFAAGIRSGDIVHNAFSYHMTPGGFLLDEGARALGCLVFPAGVGNTDTQVEAAAALRPKVYTGTPDYLKVMLDRAAELGKDLSSFKLGLVSGGALFPSLREEYRARGIALFQCYATADLGIIAYETAAPDGAPNPGMVVNEGLIVEIVRPGTGDPVDTGEVGEVVVTSFNPAYPLVRFGTGDLSAFIDEPSPCGRTNLRIKGWMGRADQRTKIKGMFVDPKQIAEVVKRHPAIGRARLVVQRAGEQDAMTLLVTGNQPIEPKEVEATLREITKLGGKVSVVDASAIPNDGKVIADERDYAAS; encoded by the coding sequence ATGGGCAAACACTTCGACAGCATGGAAATCACGCCGTTCCAGGCGCGTGAGGGCGCGCATTTCGCGGCGCTCCCCGGTTTTCTGGAAGAAGCTTCGAAAAACGCGCCCGGCCTTGCGAGATGGCTTTCAGGCATCGATTTCGAGGCGGTGGACAGCCCCGAAGCGCTGGCCCGGCTGCCGGTCCTGCGCAAGCCGGAACTGATGGAATTCCAGGCCTCGGAACCGCCCTTCGGCGGGTTCGTCAACCCGAAGGCATTGAGCCATGGGCGCGTTTTCATGTCGCCGGGTCCTGTCTGGGAGCCGCAAGGTTTCGGGTCCGACCCGTGGGGCGCGGCGCGCGCCCTGTTCGCGGCGGGCATTCGCTCCGGCGACATCGTGCACAATGCCTTTTCCTACCATATGACGCCGGGCGGCTTTCTCCTTGATGAAGGCGCGCGCGCGCTCGGCTGCCTCGTGTTTCCGGCGGGTGTCGGCAACACCGATACACAGGTCGAGGCGGCCGCCGCGCTCAGGCCGAAAGTCTACACCGGCACGCCCGACTATCTGAAAGTGATGCTCGACAGGGCAGCCGAACTCGGCAAGGACCTTTCCTCTTTCAAGCTAGGGCTGGTGTCGGGCGGCGCGTTGTTTCCGTCGCTACGCGAAGAATATCGCGCGCGCGGCATAGCCTTGTTTCAGTGTTACGCTACCGCCGACCTCGGCATCATCGCCTACGAAACAGCGGCGCCGGATGGCGCGCCCAATCCCGGCATGGTCGTGAACGAGGGCCTGATCGTGGAAATCGTGCGTCCCGGCACCGGCGATCCGGTCGACACGGGCGAAGTGGGCGAAGTGGTCGTGACAAGCTTCAATCCCGCCTATCCGCTTGTGCGGTTCGGCACAGGCGACCTGTCGGCCTTCATCGACGAGCCGTCGCCGTGCGGACGGACCAACCTCCGCATCAAGGGCTGGATGGGCCGGGCCGATCAACGGACGAAGATCAAGGGCATGTTCGTCGACCCGAAGCAGATCGCCGAGGTGGTCAAGCGCCACCCGGCTATCGGCCGCGCACGCCTTGTGGTGCAACGCGCGGGCGAGCAGGACGCCATGACCCTGCTGGTCACAGGCAACCAGCCGATCGAGCCGAAAGAGGTCGAGGCGACGTTGCGCGAAATCACGAAGCTTGGCGGAAAAGTGAGCGTGGTCGATGCCTCCGCCATCCCGAATGACGGCAAGGTGATTGCCGACGAGCGGGACTACGCAGCTTCGTAG
- a CDS encoding 5'-nucleotidase C-terminal domain-containing protein, translated as MRKFAAMAALSVSALGLSTAASFADYTLNILHINDWHSRIESNNKYESTCSAEEEGKNECIGGAARLLTAINQERDKLNGQNVLLLNGGDNFQGSLFYTTYKGAVEAEFLNQMKFDAMTVGNHEFDDGEDALAPFLDVIQFPVLSANVQASAASKVGDRIKPSIVLEVGGQKIGIVGAVTTDTPEIASPGPNITIEDDIATITAEVKKLEAEGVNKIIALTHVGYPRDKELIAKIPGVDVVVGGHSHSLLSNTDAKAEGPYPTMIDNPGGYKVPVTQAASYSKYLGEFQVVFDDNGVVKEAKGDPIFLDSSIKPDEGVLKRVAELGAPIEALKQKEVSETTAPIDGSRDNCRARECEMGDMVSDAILDRVKDQGVTIVFQNGGGLRSSIDAGIVTMGEVLTVLPFQNTLATFQLTGKDIVASLEGGVSEIEEGKGKFPQVAGLKYSFDKSVKANEGRIKSVEVQENGAWVPIDPAKTYLVATNNYVRQGGDGYKLFADNATNAYDYGPGLEQVVADYLAKNRPYTPKLDGRITEIGATTTAQAEPAPAPAPAEPAVPQPPAAANEIANTPPTIAAEPAPAAETPAPAAEAPAPAAASGGTQEHVIMRGDNFWKLAEKFYGDGEKWHVLQDANPGFKPKFLPIGETMKVPAAN; from the coding sequence ATGAGGAAATTTGCCGCTATGGCCGCATTGTCGGTCTCCGCTCTTGGACTTTCCACGGCTGCATCGTTTGCCGACTACACATTGAACATCCTGCACATCAACGACTGGCACAGCCGCATCGAATCCAACAACAAATACGAATCGACCTGCTCCGCCGAGGAAGAAGGCAAGAACGAGTGCATCGGCGGCGCGGCGCGGCTGTTGACGGCAATCAATCAGGAACGCGACAAGCTGAACGGCCAGAATGTTCTTCTGCTGAACGGCGGCGACAATTTCCAGGGCTCGCTGTTCTACACGACCTACAAGGGAGCGGTGGAAGCGGAATTCCTCAACCAGATGAAGTTCGACGCCATGACCGTGGGCAACCACGAATTCGATGACGGCGAAGATGCATTGGCTCCCTTCCTCGACGTGATCCAGTTCCCAGTCCTGTCGGCGAACGTGCAGGCCAGCGCGGCTTCAAAGGTGGGCGACCGCATCAAGCCGTCCATCGTGCTGGAGGTCGGCGGGCAGAAAATCGGCATTGTCGGCGCGGTCACGACAGATACGCCCGAAATCGCTTCGCCCGGCCCGAACATCACCATCGAGGACGACATCGCGACCATCACCGCAGAGGTGAAGAAGCTTGAGGCCGAAGGCGTCAACAAGATCATCGCGCTGACCCATGTCGGATATCCGCGCGACAAGGAATTGATCGCCAAGATCCCCGGCGTGGATGTGGTCGTGGGCGGCCATTCGCATTCGCTGCTGTCGAACACCGACGCAAAGGCGGAAGGCCCCTACCCGACGATGATCGACAACCCCGGAGGCTACAAGGTGCCGGTCACGCAGGCCGCTTCCTACTCCAAATATCTCGGCGAGTTTCAGGTGGTCTTTGACGACAATGGCGTTGTCAAGGAAGCCAAGGGCGACCCGATCTTTCTCGACAGCAGCATCAAGCCGGATGAAGGCGTGCTGAAGCGCGTGGCCGAGCTTGGCGCGCCCATCGAGGCGTTGAAGCAGAAAGAAGTGTCGGAAACCACCGCGCCCATCGACGGCAGCCGCGACAATTGCCGCGCGCGCGAGTGCGAGATGGGCGACATGGTTTCGGACGCCATCCTCGACCGCGTCAAGGATCAGGGCGTCACGATCGTGTTCCAGAACGGCGGCGGGCTGCGCTCCTCGATCGATGCGGGTATCGTCACCATGGGTGAAGTGCTGACCGTGCTTCCCTTCCAGAACACGCTTGCGACCTTCCAACTCACCGGCAAGGACATTGTCGCGTCGCTTGAAGGCGGCGTGAGCGAAATCGAGGAAGGCAAGGGCAAGTTCCCGCAAGTCGCCGGCCTCAAATACAGCTTCGACAAATCGGTGAAGGCCAATGAAGGCCGCATCAAATCGGTCGAAGTTCAGGAAAACGGCGCGTGGGTCCCAATCGATCCGGCCAAGACCTATCTGGTCGCAACCAACAATTATGTGCGACAGGGCGGCGACGGCTACAAGCTCTTTGCCGACAACGCCACCAACGCCTATGACTATGGGCCGGGTCTTGAACAGGTAGTTGCCGACTATCTCGCCAAGAACCGTCCCTACACGCCGAAGCTTGACGGACGCATCACGGAAATCGGTGCGACGACGACCGCCCAGGCCGAGCCCGCACCTGCCCCTGCCCCGGCCGAACCTGCCGTTCCGCAGCCGCCGGCAGCCGCGAACGAAATCGCCAACACACCGCCGACCATCGCCGCCGAACCGGCACCCGCCGCCGAGACCCCCGCGCCGGCAGCCGAAGCACCGGCTCCGGCAGCCGCTTCCGGCGGTACGCAGGAGCACGTCATCATGCGCGGCGACAATTTCTGGAAGCTGGCGGAAAAATTCTACGGCGACGGCGAGAAGTGGCATGTGTTGCAGGATGCCAATCCCGGTTTCAAGCCTAAGTTCCTGCCGATTGGCGAGACAATGAAGGTGCCCGCGGCCAACTGA